A region from the Triticum urartu cultivar G1812 chromosome 1, Tu2.1, whole genome shotgun sequence genome encodes:
- the LOC125535229 gene encoding UPF0481 protein At3g47200-like, translating into MTSIEVAVAGGNGKRRWVSDVEKTLNEADKTVEVAQWERHCIYRVPACIKDIKSKAYQPQVVSLGPFHHGDPNLLPMEEHKRRALRHLLRRAGRPLDDFVAAVEEIAEQLESAYMDLGGEWRAGIDGKGRERFLEMMIVDGCFLLEVMRRTAAGNLKQVDDYAGNDPIFSRHGILYMVPYIKRDMLMLENQLPLLVLQRLDAVETGKSPNDDFINRMVLRFLAPFSRPLQPGGRLGLHPLDVFRRSMLFGEYQKIRSSEDNTQDNDIIRSAVELYEAGIQFKTSKSSSLHNIRFKHGVLSMPTVPVDDSTEYMFLNMMAFERLHVGAGNDVTAYVFFMDNIIDSAKDVALLSSKGIIQNAVGSDKAVAKLFNSISRDVVLEPDSALDAVQRQVNGYFRQPWNMWRANLIHTYFRSPWAFLSLAAAVFLLVMTIMQTVYTVLPFYNRDSNSPPSAPSPM; encoded by the exons ATGACATCGATCGAAGTGGCGGTGGCCGGCGGCAATGGCAAGAGGAGGTGGGTGTCGGACGTGGAGAAGACGCTGAATGAGGCGGACAAGACGGTGGAGGTGGCGCAGTGGGAGCGGCACTGCATCTACCGCGTGCCGGCGTGCATCAAGGACATCAAGAGCAAGGCGTACCAGCCGCAGGTGGTGTCGCTGGGCCCGTTCCACCACGGCGACCCCAACCTGCTGCCCATGGAGGAGCACAAGCGCCGGGCGCTGCGCCACCTGCTCCGGCGCGCGGGCCGGCCACTGGACGACTTCGTCGCCGCCGTCGAGGAGATCGCGGAGCAGCTGGAGAGCGCGTACATGGACCTCGGCGGCGAGTGGCGCGCCGGCATCGACGGCAAGGGCAGGGAGCGGTTCCTGGAGATGATGATCGTCGACGGCTGCTTCCTGCTCGAGGTGATGAGGAGAACGGCCGCCGGGAACTTGAAGCAGGTCGACGACTACGCCGGCAACGACCCCATCTTCAGCCGCCACGGGATACTCTACATGGTGCCCTACATCAAGCGCGACATGCTCATGCTCGAGAACCAGCTGCCGCTGCTCGTGCTCCAGAGGCTCGACGCCGTCGAGACTGGAAAGTCTCCG AACGACGACTTCATCAACAGAATGGTGCTAAGGTTTCTGGCGCCATTCTCACGGCCATTGCAGCCAGGCGGTCGCCTAGGGCTGCACCCACTCGACGTCTTCCGCCGGAGCATGCTCTTCGGCGAATACCAGAAGATCCGGAGCTCCGAGGACAACACGCAGGACAACGACATCATCCGGTCGGCGGTGGAGCTGTACGAAGCCGGGATCCAGTTCAAGACGAGCAAGTCAAGCAGCCTGCACAACATCCGGTTCAAGCACGGCGTGCTGAGCATGCCGACGGTGCCCGTGGACGACTCCACCGAGTACATGTTCCTCAACATGATGGCGTTCGAGCGGCTGCACGTCGGCGCCGGCAACGACGTGACGGCCTACGTCTTCTTCATGGACAACATCATCGACTCGGCCAAGGACGTGGCGCTGCTGAGCTCCAAGGGGATCATCCAGAACGCCGTGGGCAGCGACAAGGCCGTGGCCAAGCTCTTCAACAGCATCTCCAGGGACGTGGTGCTGGAGCCGGACAGCGCGCTGGACGCCGTGCAGAGGCAGGTGAACGGCTACTTCAGGCAGCCGTGGAACATGTGGCGCGCCAACCTCATCCACACCTACTTCAGGAGCCCGTGGGCGTTcctctccctcgccgccgccgtcttccTCCTCGTCATGACCATCATGCAGACCGTCTACACAGTGCTGCCGTTCTATAATCGGGACAGCAACAGCCCGCCGTCGGCTCCATCTCCGATGTGA